Within Salvia splendens isolate huo1 chromosome 21, SspV2, whole genome shotgun sequence, the genomic segment AAACGATATTCAGCTATGGTTCGAAACCTTAGTTTTAGGTCATCATCAACCCTCTTTAACCATCGTTTTTCTTCTATTATTCATGAATCTCACAAAATGacattattcaaattaaatctaAATGATGGCAAAAGTATAACATTCTATTAgaaaaagaagtaaaaaaaggaatgaaataaaatgaaaaactagtatacaaataaaaaaatatatatgcaattaggttttcaatttataattttatttgaaaaataaattttagcaAATATAAAGCAATTTTTATGCATAAaaactaatttttaaattaaatatctatgtataaatatatataattttaaaattggatAAAATCAAACTCATTTGTAAGCCCGCTAGTAGGTTTCAAAGTGGCTCCCTATTGGCCGAAAGAGGAGGGCAAGTGGAGGGACATCATTCCCTTCATCACTTAGGCAATTGAGTCACTGCGTTCCTTCCCTGTTTTGTCACTTCAGAACATGGCAGAATGCTTGTGCTGTGGATACTCTTAGAAGCGACACACGAAACACGTTGTGTATACGACCATTGGCAGAAGTCTAGAGCTGGTAGTGATATGCTCCTTTTTAGAAATTTGTCATGGATTGTTGAATGCCCATAATGAGTTTTAGAACAATTTGTTGAGGACAAACTCATCCCACATCGGGAGTCTAAggaaagttggaaggtgtatacaATGACGCACTCAGAATTTCAACTCTGGAGGGTCCAAATTACTAGTATAAGTGCAGATTATTTTTTGATATTTATCTCACCACAAGTAGTCATGACATGAGTGAAGTTGTAAGATATATAGATTATAGtgaatgataaaaaataaaagggtGGTGATAGAACTAGAAATACATATGATCATTGTCGTTAAAAGTAGCGTCAACATTGAAAGAGCCATTATTGCCATGAATACTTATAATATCAAATGTTATACATGTATgacatattatttttttcataattatcatattttttaaaatgattatctagaataatagtaataaatgcAATAACTAagagaattatttttattgcaaAGTGTgtgttatttaaaataatagCTTGTCTATTTGAAATAATGTGAGTTCGATAAAATATTCAGTGGACCAGACACACCACGTGGCATGATGATGTGGTGTGTCCTACTAATTAAAAATTGACAAATGGAAGTATTAAGAATATATAGATTAAagagtaaatgccaaaattggtcctgaacatatgctcattttatcattttggtcctaaactttatcttttgaattttttggtcctggacatttcaaatcggatcacaattggtcctccgtcaacaattccgttaatatttaacggtcaacgattttaatcacaattttgaccaacttaaacaatttttaattatttaatcatcaaaattatttttttaaataaaatcataaattatttattagaaataattaagtaatttttaaataattaaattatttattccaacttaaacaatttttaaataacaaaattatttatgattttatttaaaaaaataattttgatgattaaataattaattaaaaattatttaagttggtcaaaattgtgtttatcataaaaaaatcataaattatttattacaacttaaacaatttttaaataatcaaattatttatgattttatttaaaaaaatatttttgatgattaaataattaaaaattgtttaagttggtcaaaattgtgattaaaatcgttgaccgttaaatattaacaGAATTGTTAATGGAGGatcaattgtgatccgatttgaaatgtccaggaccaaaaaattcaaaagataatgtttatgaccaaaatgataaaatgggcatatgttcaggaccaattttggcctttactctagaTTAAACTATATAAGGTATTTAGTTCTCTTGTACATGGAATAATatcctaaaatttaaaactcTTCACACACATTATGTTAACTTAAATTTacaatttttcattttgtatttatacatgaagaaaataaaaaaaaacataatgatAAACTAAATCGTAATTAATCATGATAGTAGTATGcacgaaaataaaaatatttataatattattttaccaTTACATAAGATAAAAAATTACTTAGTATTGTATGCATCTCAAATAATCACAATACATGTACTTAAgtttactatttttttcattttgtattatatatgaaaaatattacAACTAATTGTATTTAcacatgaaaaaaaataaaaaataaaaaaaacataatgatAAACTAAATCATAATAAATCATGTTAGTACTATGctcgaaaataaaaatatttatagtattattttaccattacacaaaataaaaaattacttagTATTGTATGTTTCTCAACTAATCACAATACATTAACTTAagtttactattttttttcattttgtatttatatatgaaaaaaattataaatgaaaatgtaaCACTCCGTTTGTTAATATACTAAATCATAACTAATCATATTAGTACTATAGGCATGAAATTAAaagtatttatataattttattttactattacacaaaataaaaaaatacttaataTAAATTAGTCTTACAATGATGTGaatatataatgaaaaatatgaaatatattattatatatatgagAGTATAATAGTTTATATTGAAATTTGGAaagttttttaatttaaaaattttattccaGGTACAAGAACTAAATACCTTATATAGTTTAATCTATATATTCTTAGTAATTCCATTTGTCAATTTTCAATTAGTAGGACATACCACATCATCATGCCACGTGGTGGTGTGTATGGTCCACTGAATATTTTGTCGAGTTGCAGGCCTTTATCTACAAAAGATGATGTGCAATCAAGAGGTATATTCCGATCTCTATTAACATGTCTAGGTATATCTTATTTCAGATGTAATGCCCGTCTATTAGGGtaaattggatttttttttctcaaactaTATATTAATCGGAAATGATAGTAATACAATATGATCTTTAATTATTAACACCAATCATGCAACGAAAACAGCTTTTATTTTTTGTCCCCTTAATAGAAGTGATTTACTAGTAGGCACAAGGCGAAAAGTAACACTACTCGTATTTCTTTCATCAAAGAAAATTGTTTTGGAAAAGTAAAGTCAATCAAAGTAGATCAATAAAACAATGTCGAGAATTCAAACACTATTCCTATACTCGCTTATGCGCTAAGCATATACATCACCTAACATCATAATCTCTTTAAATACCACTAATTCACCTTCGCCAACAACATCAATTCGCACTCTCTCCACTTTCGAACTTATTTTCTTATACacgaattttattttctaacatGGCAAAATCACACGAAACAGAGCACCCTGTCAAAGCCTTCGGATTGGCTGCCACCGACTCATCTGGCCATCTCTCCCCTTTCAAATTCTCTAGAAGGTTCTTTTCcttattccctctctctctctctctattatGTGCCTCTAGAATTACTAGTAATATTTAACAATTATGGTTGTATTTGCAGGGCAACTGGGGATGATGATGTGCAGTTCAAAGTGTTGTATTGTGGGATCTGCCACACTGATCTTCATTACCTCAAAAACGAGTGGGGCGTCACTCAATATCCCATTGTTCCTGGGTAACTTTCCGCAAATTCTAAGTCATAAGATGTTATCATGCCACTGGATGCCTATAAGTAACATTGATATGCAATTGCAGGCATGAGATTGTTGGTGTAGTAACAGAGGTGGGAAAGAAGGTTGAGAAGGTCAGAGTCGGAGACAAGGTTGGCGTGGGATGCATGGTCGGATCGTGTCGATCGTGCGAGAGCTGCAAGGAAGATCTTGAGAATTACTGCCCCAAGATCATCCCCACTTATGCTGCTCCCTACCACGATGGCACCATCACGTACGGTGGTTACTCTGATATCATGGTTGCTGACGAGCATTTCATTGTTCGTATTCCCGACAACATGCCATTGGATGCAGCTGCTCCTCTTCTATGTGCAGGTATCACCACCTACAGCCCCATGAGATACTTTGGACTAGACAAGCCCGGGATGCACATTGGAGTTGTTGGTTTGGGTGGACTAGGCCATGTTGCTGTTAAATTTGCCAAGGCTTTCGGCTGCAAGGTCACAGTCATTAGTACTTCCCTCAGCAAAAAGGACGAAGCGCTTTCACATTTGGGCGCAGATTCATTCTTGATCAGTAAAGATGCTGATGAAATGCAGGTACAAAATGAAATATCCCAATGTTTTATCAACATcactatcatcatcatcactaaaTTAATATAGATTGTGTTACTATGACCTATGTAGGGTGCTGTGGGAACAATGGATGGTATAATTGATACAGTATCAGCTCATCATGCCTTGATGCCACTCATTGGCCTCTTGAAGGCTCACGGAAAGCTCATCATGGTTGGCGCCCCAGATAAGCCTCTTGAGCTACCTGTGTTTCCTCTACTTGCAGGTACAATACCCATATGGAGTATCATATTCTAAGATTGTATATACTAAAATCAATCATTTTGATGACATTAATGTGTGGTTGTAATGAATATTGTTGTAGGGAGAAAGATGATATCAGGGAGTGGGATTGGAGGAATGAAAGAGACCCAAGAAATGATTGATTATGCAGCCAAGCACAATATAAAGGCAGATATTGAACTAATTTCAGCAGACTACGTTAACACTGCATTAGAGCGGCTGACCAAGGCTGATGTGAAGTATCGCTTTGTGATAGATGTTGCCAACACCCTCAAACAATCTTGAACTCAAGTCTTCGATGGAAGTGATTGTTCTTCTCCTGTTTTGTTCGGTCTTTCATGAAAGCTATTGTTCTTCTCATGTTTAGTTCGTCCTTTGATGGAAGAGATTTTTCTTATCTTGTTTTGTTCAATTTTACGCATATATTCACTGTTGAATTGTGTTTGAGTTTTGTACCTGTGTTTTATACACAcatattataataaatatatgctTTTGTTTGTGAACTGCATATCATATTCTCAAGTTCTGTACCCGTGTTCTTCTCTCATTTTGTTCGGAGAGAAGAGATTGGTTCTCTTGTTTTGTTGAATTTTACAATTATATATTTTAGACATATGTTCACTGCTGGTTTGTCTTAAATTTTGTATTATACAATCTATACATATggtataataaaaaatatacttttGTTTTGAATTGCATATCACATTATATATACTCACTAAATTCCATCCACTTTTTCATTCAAatatttctttccattttttctttcctttgaACTTTTTTAGAGCTAGAACTTCTCTCATGTACTTGATGTCCAACTGCTACCTATATAATCGAAGCATATCTCCCGGCCATATCTTATTATTAAGCCGATTGTTAATTTACCTTCTCTTTCcatatattttcatatatttgtttccGTGTTCGAAAATTTAACGGTACtagaaatataaatatgatagATTGTTATCTTTGAATGATTCAGTGAGTGAAGTATTTTCTCTACTATTCTATCGCGTTAATCAAACCGTAGCTATCCAAATCTGCCCGAAGAGAAAACCCCGCGCAGAACCCAAGGGAAAACCCCGTGCAGAACCCTACCCCTCCGTCCACCAAGCCGCAAATGCTGCCGGACCCAATCTGTCCGACGGGGAAACAAAGGCTGCCAAATTTCCCCCTTCGCCGCTGAGCTAACTGCCGTCGGTGTTTGTTAAGGGATTTGCCCCTtaacattatataaaaatattactcaCTCTGTTCCTTAAAAAATAGGCATTTGAAATGACATGTGTATTAAttcacaattggtaaagtaagagaaagataaaaagaaaaagtgattgaagtattattagtgCAGAATGAGACACATCTCattatagagagaaaaaaaatcctTAAATAGAATTAATCTTTAAGGGATAtatcaaaatgacaaatatAGTCTATTTataagggacggatggagtatcattttatatttgaatGTATTGACATTTGAGCTCCATATTTAGTTATAAATCCTTAAATTAAATTgatgtaaaaataaaatgatgatcTAGAAATATTACCTTAAGCAAAATATATTTGAGCGCTACGTTACCTAGGTGAAATATAgagttctttctttttttggtaaaacatgttaattgaattccattttaacgaagaagattagatttattccgaaTGGGGAAGTGACGCACaaggattatgcgtcgttattaatgaaacgcacaacccttatgcgtctttggctaatgacgcacaagggttatgcgtcgttcaacgacgcataagggttatgcgtcttactctaatgatgcataacccttgtgcgtcacacTGGTTAGTATTCATGCCTATCACGCGGGTGACCCAGGTTCGATCCCCGGTAATGGtgcatttttttaagtgattagTTGTTTTTGGCAAATACATATTACTCTTATTGTCTATGTTTATCACCCTCGATTACTTTAAAATCAAcacaaactttaaaaaattaaattcaataaaaaattaaatgcatcaatccatattataaatataattaaaaattatcttTAGCCCTATCAAATTAATGCCCACAATATAAAAGTAGGAGAgttactattaattttttttaaaaattccattctttttatttgaattgaaCCTTTCATATATGTATAATTGCATGCATAGTTCAATGATAATTGATAATCAATTTGACAAATATTTATATGAACGCATATTGTTTGCACAACGACGAGTATATCTATcatttttctttgttgaaaaggTTTGGATTTTGTAAATCATTTGGCAGACCAATCGTATTTCTTGTCacaatttataaaatgtaaaagtaaaataaaaatattaaatatatgaactttCAAATTGCCAATCATGAAGTGTGCATCGCATGCTTGTCGTAATTTATCGgatgtttattttaatatgaaaGCCACCTATATATAAACACCCTTTTAATAGGAACAATATAATTCCAAAATTTTTATTAACACATATTCTATAGTCTCATCCCTCAATAATTCACCTCTCTCTCTTTGCCTCTCTCACGTAATTTCACGATTGTGTGTAGACTTAGACTCAAGTTATAATCCAAAAAATTTGTACAAAATTTACTAAGTCAAAATCTTAGCCTAGCAAGACAAGTTAGtatattaatacaaaaatgcagaaccaagcatacaaaagtaaTTTTTAGgacattgtaagcttatttttacgtcattatagtaaggatgacatgaaatgatcttaacatgacctcaaatccaaagtttataatatgacctaaaactgctttacaatgaccctccgtgtttttgtttaattattgaccattggattgtcaaatcttaTGGTcaggattttgtattgagatcaagttttgtattgatcattttcctatatatatatatatatatatatatatatattgatttgaTGATTGCAAAAAGTAATATGTATTtgccaaaaacaaatgtttagaataacttatttttataaaatactaatGACTTAAAAAAATGCACCATTGCCGaggatcgaacccgggtcacccgcgTGATAGGTGAGAATACTAACCAgtgtgacgcacaagggttgtgcgtcattagggtaagacgcataacccttgtgcgtcactcccccatTCGGAATATATCTAatcttcttcattaaaatggaatttaattaacatgctttaaaaaaaagaaagaactcGTGAAATATAGTCCTCTATTCAATATTTAATCGTTCCagcaaaattttataaaatgattttaaaaCTAGTGGCTGCCCTACTAATTGAGCTACATCTCCAGTTCAAACCTTActacaaatatttttaaaaattggtaTTAAaggttttaaataaaaatttgggCGTGATGGGATTTGAATATTGAGAAAAAATTGTATAGTCTTGATATATCAAATGACATAATGAGTTGATATGTATAAGAAATAACTTTTTGACTAATAGAATTCTAAAAAAGTCGTACTCTAATTATAAATGAATACTTTAGCATTGAATATTTGAATAGTGTGCCAATGGAGCTACATAacgaattttttttcaatttattacaaTTTTACCtcttagaaataaaaatattaggaGACATGAATGTTAATAAAAAATTGTTAatgtataagaaaaaaaattattaaaaaaatgtaaatgtatatagatatagatattcaccttatttgtaattaatataCTTCATTCATCCAACTCTAAAtaacatattattatttttcagaTGTTATAATTTAGATGACATACTACTTTTAAAGGTAAAATATCACtttttatgtttcttttttattcaaTCTCTACTTAATTTACAAAACAACATCATATAGAATCTCGTGCTGAATTAAAAATACTccacttaaaataaaatggagaaagtacgtaaaataaaaaaaaggctAATTCTTTAAgaagaattaaaataataaaataagataatttttaaaaatagataaagtaaaaacaataaatataaaattagtagtCTCCGTTTGCATAAAAAAAATGGCGCAATTAAACGGAAATTACTATAAGCAGTTGGCATTGAATAGTCCAAAGTGTGCGGTGGAattgatgataaaaaaaaaagagagaagattCTCGAAAGAGTTTTGAAGAAGGTCAATATTTCTAGAAAAATGCAAAATTTGAATTGCCTATGTTGACAAACTATCTTCAGTCTACGGTTATTATCGCTTCAGTATTCACACAATAGCAGCCGAATGGGAATGGGAATGGGAATGGGAATGGGAATAGGGATAGGGATGGAACATCTGCATTCATCTCAACacttatctataaataccattcTTTCAACTTCcaaacaatcacaaacacatTTCCAATAATCTCTCTATTTTCTCTTTgatattttactaatttgtgAAATGGCGAAATCACATGAAACAGAGCACCCTGTGAAAGCCTTTGGATTGGCTGCTACAGACTCATCTGGCCATCTCTCTCCTTTCAAATTCTCCAGAAGGTGCTTTTCCTATATATCTCTCTatgatgatggtgatgaatCAGCTAGGAAACTAAGTAACCTATACTTATACTCGATCAATTTGCAGGGCAACTGGTGATGACGATGTGCAGTTCAAAGTGTTGTATTGTGGGATCTGCCACACTGATCTTCATTACCTCAAGAACGAGTGGGGCGTCACTCAATACCCAATTGTTCCTGGGTAAGTTTCTGTATCATGTATTCATGCCTTTGGATGCCAATAATATTGATATGGATATACAATTGCAGGCATGAGATTGTTGGTGTAGTAACAGAGGTGGGAAAGAAGGTTGAGAAGGTCAGAGTCGGAGACAAGGTTGGAGTGGGATGCATGGTCGGATCGTGTCGATCGTGCGAGAGCTGCAAGGAAGATCTTGAGAATTACTGCCCCAAGATCATCCCCACTTACGCTGCTCCCTACCACGATGGCACCATCACCTATGGTGGTTACTCTGATATCATGGTTGCTGACGAGCATTTCATTGTTCGTATCCCTGAAAACATGCCATTGGATGCTGCTGCTCCTCTTCTATGTGCAGGCATCACCACCTACAGCCCCATGAGATACTTTGGACTAGACAAGCCCGGGATGCACATTGGAGTTGTTGGTTTGGGCGGACTAGGCCATGTTGCTGTTAAATTTGCCAAGGCTTTTGGTTGTAAGGTCACAGTCATTAGCACATCGCTCTCCAAAAAGGACGAAGCGCTTTCACATTTGGGCGCAGATTCGTTCTTGATCAGTAAAGATGCTGATGAAATGCAGGTACAAATAGAAATACCCTTTTGTATTATCAACATCATTATCATCACTAAATTAATGTGAATGTGGATTGAATAACTATTATCTATGTAGGGTGCTGTGGGAACAATGGATGGTATAATTGATACAGTATCAGCTCATCATGCTTTGATGCCACTCATTGGCCTCTTGAAGGCTCATGGAAAGCTCATAATGCTTGGCGCCCCAGATAAGCCACTTGAGCTACCTGTTTTTCCTCTACTTGCAGGTACAATAACCATATGAAGTGTCAAATTCTAAGATAGTATATACTAAAATCAGTCATTTTGATGACATTAATGTGTGGTTGTAATGAATATTGTTTCAGGGAGAAAGATGATATCAGGGAGTGGGATTGGAGGAATGAAAGAGACCCAAGAAATGATTTATTTTGCAGCCAAGCACAATATAAAAGCAGATATTGAACTAATTTCAGCAGACTATGTTAACACTGCTTTAGAGAGGCTGACCAAGGCTGATGTCAAGTATCGCTTTGTGATAGATGTTGCCAACACTCTCCAACAATCTTGAACTCAACTCTTCAATGGAAATGATTGTTCTtctctttgttttgtttgtccTTTGATGGGAGAGATTGTTCTTCACCTCTCCTATTACTTTCAATTTTACACATATATTCACTGTTGAATTATCTATGAGTTTAGTACATGTGATGTATGCACAcatatattataataaaaatacactTTTTGTCAGTTGAATTGTATATATCATATTGTCTAAGTTCTGTACTGTGTTCATCTCTTGTTTTGTTCGGTCTTCGAGGGGAGAGATTGGTCCTCTcttattttgttgaattttgcACATATATATTTACGGGATATTCGGGTTGTGGCTTTTTGGTGCTATAGATTTCAATCCTAAACCCTATAAAATTGTTAGGCTATTCAGCCAACCTACAGATTTCCGTATATCCAATTATACCTCTCCAGCCAGATGAGATCTTAGTCTTGCAACACACATTGCAATTAAATCATCCTCTCTGATACCCTCAGCATGAGTGAAGAGTTGTTCGAACTCTGTTTGATAACTCATAACGGTGGCTTTCGTGTCAGTTTTGACAAGTTTTCAACAACACTTAGATAACTCATAAGTTATCACAAAATCATAAGCCTTGAGTTTTGATAGCCAAGAGAGTCGCCCTTGGCTTGTGAGTTTCTGTTTCAACAAGAGAGCAAGTGTTTTGTGATCAGTTTTGACAGTAGCCTAGAATTTTCCAAATAATGACTACAATGTCAATGTGTGACATAAAAACTATAGCTAACAACTTCTTTTTATAAACTGAGAGTAGCTTCAATCTGGGAGGAAGAGATTTGTCAATATAAGCAATAGAGTGCTTCTCCTGCTTCAACACACAGCTCCAATTCTCTTACTGGAAACAACAAAtggtaaataaaatttttatagaGCTTGGATTGCCTCTACTGTGTTTTGATTCAAAGTGAAGCTATTTTTCTTCAATAACTCTGTCAATGgtcacaaataatgcatatcCTTTGCCAAACTGTTTGTATAAACCAGATAAATCCAAGAACCCTCTCATTCGTGTTATATCTATGGGACCATGCCAATCTAGAATAGCTAACTTTTTTTAGGATGAAAAAAGAACATTTTTattatactattaaattatAGTTGTCCACGccacttttttaattttggacTATTCTCGAATAGGATGGTCATTTTTTTATGTAAGGTTCTAGAATGAGTATCTAATAAGGTAGgtgactaaaataaataatgtagtAGTACTATGTTGGCTTTATTGACTAATACGCTTATTCAATAGGTTATTCACACAACAGCTGCCACGACTCAGTAGGCCAAAATTATTAATAAGAAGATATTACGAGACTGATGATTGTAATTTGTGAGATTGAAAATCTGATTGCTAGAAACTTACCCGTTTAATGTAACATTTCCGTTGATAATGAAATTAGTACTGCTgacttttcttatttttcaatcCAAACAAATCATTATTCAACTCAGTTATGCGCTACAGAGTCCGTattatcccaatttattactcATATACATTAAGTTATTTGCAACTTATACTACCATTAAAATgctaataataatatgaataatactcctactatccattaacactactttaactatcattctcctctctctctcttatttcactaattttgttttaatttcggTGTCATATCATAtgtctatatttttatgggacggagggagtactaatctGTCAATACTTATTATACATTTGCAGATAGTTCAACTTCAAAACTCCTAGAAGAAATAGAAATTCAAGTCTATGGAGATTGGAGAGAATGTGCATTTTTGACTTTGATTAAGAACAATTGGTGAATAGAATAAGTTTGTAAGAAAGAATATAGCATGAAGTTGAGTTGTCTTTATTGACCATTCTCATACATTCATATGCATCCGCGCTCAGCAGatacatcatcatcatcatctcttcaactctttttcctataaatactCTTTCAACATTATGCCAAAGTATCAATCACTCactccttttttctctctaatttcTACTATTGTTTGCTTACATTTTGTATTAAATGGCGAAATCACACGAAACAGAGCACCCTGTGAAGGCATTTGGATTGGCTGCCACAGACTCATCTGGCCATCTCTCTCCTTTCAAATTCTCTAGAAGGTGCTTTGCTTTTCCAATATATATAAATctctgatgatgatgatgaagaagaacgAGCTAGGAGCCTAGGAAGTAAATTATTATACTTATAGTTGATCAATTTGCAGGGCGACTGGTGATGATGATGTGCAATTCAAAGTGTTGTATTGTGGGATCTGCCACACCGATCTTCATTACCTCAAAAACGAGTGGGGCGTCACTCAATATCCAATTGTACCTGGGTAACTTTCTGCAAATTCATATCATGTAATCATGCCATTAGACGCCCATAATTGATATGGATATATAATTACAGGCATGAGATCGTTGGTGTGGTAACAGAGGTGGGAAAAAAGGTTGAGAAGGTCAAGGTCGGAGACAGAGTTGGCGTGGGATGCATGGTCGGATCGTGTCGATCATGTGAGAGCTGCCATGAAGATCTTGAGAATTACTGCCCCAAGATCATCCCCACTTATGCTGCTCCCTACCACGATGGCACCATCACGTACGGT encodes:
- the LOC121784595 gene encoding 8-hydroxygeraniol dehydrogenase-like, which codes for MAKSHETEHPVKAFGLAATDSSGHLSPFKFSRRATGDDDVQFKVLYCGICHTDLHYLKNEWGVTQYPIVPGHEIVGVVTEVGKKVEKVRVGDKVGVGCMVGSCRSCESCKEDLENYCPKIIPTYAAPYHDGTITYGGYSDIMVADEHFIVRIPENMPLDAAAPLLCAGITTYSPMRYFGLDKPGMHIGVVGLGGLGHVAVKFAKAFGCKVTVISTSLSKKDEALSHLGADSFLISKDADEMQGAVGTMDGIIDTVSAHHALMPLIGLLKAHGKLIMLGAPDKPLELPVFPLLAGRKMISGSGIGGMKETQEMIYFAAKHNIKADIELISADYVNTALERLTKADVKYRFVIDVANTLQQS
- the LOC121785111 gene encoding 8-hydroxygeraniol dehydrogenase-like, whose translation is MAKSHETEHPVKAFGLAATDSSGHLSPFKFSRRATGDDDVQFKVLYCGICHTDLHYLKNEWGVTQYPIVPGHEIVGVVTEVGKKVEKVRVGDKVGVGCMVGSCRSCESCKEDLENYCPKIIPTYAAPYHDGTITYGGYSDIMVADEHFIVRIPDNMPLDAAAPLLCAGITTYSPMRYFGLDKPGMHIGVVGLGGLGHVAVKFAKAFGCKVTVISTSLSKKDEALSHLGADSFLISKDADEMQGAVGTMDGIIDTVSAHHALMPLIGLLKAHGKLIMVGAPDKPLELPVFPLLAGRKMISGSGIGGMKETQEMIDYAAKHNIKADIELISADYVNTALERLTKADVKYRFVIDVANTLKQS